GTAGAGAGTTCCTTGGGCTAAATAATCAAAAGGTCCTAGACGTCTTGATTCTTCTTCAAAGACTTGAATAAATTCATGTCCAATGCGTTTACGTTTTTCCTCTGGATCAGTCACACCTTTTAGTTGGGCTAAAAAGCGATCGCGACCATTAATATAGACTACTGGTATATGAAACTTTTGGTCAAATAATTCTACTAATCTTTCTGGTTCACCTTTACGCATGAAACCTTGATCGATAAACATACAGGTTAATTGGTCACCGATCGCCTCATGAAGGAGAAAAGCGAGGGTAGAGGAATCTACACCACCTGACAAGGCTAATAGTACTCGTTTATCTCCTACTCTAGCGCGTATTTCCCTAATTGCTTCTTCTACGAAAGCTTCTGTTGTCCAGGTAGGTTCGCAGTTACAGATATGGTAAACAAAGTTACGAATTAAAGCTATTCCCCCTTGAGAGTGAACTACTTCGGGGTGAAATTGGACACCAAAGAGTTTTTGTTCATGATTAGCGATCGCAGCCCCTGGGGTATTATCTGTATGGGCTAAAATAGTAAATCCTGGAGGTAATTCTGTACAGGAATCTGCGTGACTCATCCACATTGTTGAGCCATCTTCCACGTTGGTGAGTAAATCTGTGGGGTCATTAATGTATAATGGTGCTTTACCGTATTCTGCTAATTCTGCTCTTTCTACCTTGCCACCTAATTGTTTTACCATGAGTTGCATTCCATAGCAAACTCCTAGAATAGGTATTCCTAGATGCCAAATTTCGCGATCGCATTCTGGGGCATTAGGATCATATACTGAATTAGGACCACCCGAGAGAATAATTCCTTTAGGATTGAGTTGACGTATTTGCTCTGCGGTGGTACGGTATGAGAGAACTTCTGAATAGACTTGGGTTTCTCTAATTCTTCTAGCGATTAATTCAGAATATTGAGAACCAAAGTCGAGAATTACGATCATTTGGCGATTAAGTTGATTGCTTAGGGATACAGTGGCTAAATCTGCTGTATCGCTGCTATTGGTTTCGATGTCTGTACTCACTCTTTAAATTTATCCTTCCTTTGTTCTATTGTACAATTAAATTTGAGATAATTTTTTGTCCTTGGGTACTAGAGATAATCACCTGACGTTGACGATCAAAGAGAAGACATCCTACTTTTAGCTGATCGTTGTTACTTTGTTTTTTGATATATGCTTGTGAACGTTCATCGATGCTAGAAGCGATCGCCTCATAGACTTGATCTACCCAATTACTATTATTTTGAATATCTTCCTGACGTAAATAAGTTAAAGCTTCTTCTGTAGTTTGACTAGCAAATACTGTTTTTATTATCCTACTTGGTGGGTCTAAAACTGCTAAATTAGAGGTAAGAATTTCTAGACGACCATCTGCTAAGTCATGGTGTGTATGAAAGATTCCCCCTGCTAATTTAATTAACTTCCCATGATAACCAAACAGTAACAAAGACTTTAGGGAAGTTAACCCCGCAGCTGCTAACATTGGACCTAACCAGTTAGCGGTTTTAATCATTTGTTGGGGATTTATACCCATTTTGGCGGCTAAATCCAAGCCATTTTCTCCCACACAAAAAACCAAACTATCAAACTCAGAGGCTTTTTGCAACAACTCTTGATGATATACTTCTAACTGTGCAGGAGCGCTCAAGGGTTGAGATATACCAGTCGTTCCAAGTAGTGACAATCCTTCAACCACCCCAAAAGCTTCATTAGAGGTTCTTTCTGCTAACTTACGACCTTCGGGTATAATAATAGTTACCTGAATATATTCAGTAGGAGAGATTAACTGAGAGACTAGATTAACCGTCAACAAACGTTGAGCATAACTATATATTGCTGCTTTGTTATCATAATCAACTAGTCTCCCCACTCCCTCTCCACCAACAATAGTAACTGGTGTCTTAGCTGTGGTTAGTCTTTCTACGATAGCCCAGATAGGAGTATTGCGGGTTAAATCCAGGTTATCACCAGGA
This Gloeocapsa sp. DLM2.Bin57 DNA region includes the following protein-coding sequences:
- a CDS encoding glutamine-hydrolyzing GMP synthase, encoding MIVILDFGSQYSELIARRIRETQVYSEVLSYRTTAEQIRQLNPKGIILSGGPNSVYDPNAPECDREIWHLGIPILGVCYGMQLMVKQLGGKVERAELAEYGKAPLYINDPTDLLTNVEDGSTMWMSHADSCTELPPGFTILAHTDNTPGAAIANHEQKLFGVQFHPEVVHSQGGIALIRNFVYHICNCEPTWTTEAFVEEAIREIRARVGDKRVLLALSGGVDSSTLAFLLHEAIGDQLTCMFIDQGFMRKGEPERLVELFDQKFHIPVVYINGRDRFLAQLKGVTDPEEKRKRIGHEFIQVFEEESRRLGPFDYLAQGTLYPDVIESADSNVDPKTGERVAVKIKSHHNVGGLPKDLRFKLVEPLRKLFKDEVRKVGKAIGLPDEIIRRHPFPGPGLAIRIIGEVTPERLKILRDADYVVRDEIHQQGMYNDFWQAFAVLLPIRSVGVMGDTRTYAHPIVLRLITSEDGMTADWARVPYDLLEKISNRIVNEVKGVNRVVYDITSKPPGTIEWE
- a CDS encoding cobalt-precorrin-5B (C(1))-methyltransferase produces the protein MTATNQPRSGYTLPVFACAAALAAYRCLLETSPETVTIDLLDPPQKVTIPIEQAAKLNDYQALAITRSDPGDNLDLTRNTPIWAIVERLTTAKTPVTIVGGEGVGRLVDYDNKAAIYSYAQRLLTVNLVSQLISPTEYIQVTIIIPEGRKLAERTSNEAFGVVEGLSLLGTTGISQPLSAPAQLEVYHQELLQKASEFDSLVFCVGENGLDLAAKMGINPQQMIKTANWLGPMLAAAGLTSLKSLLLFGYHGKLIKLAGGIFHTHHDLADGRLEILTSNLAVLDPPSRIIKTVFASQTTEEALTYLRQEDIQNNSNWVDQVYEAIASSIDERSQAYIKKQSNNDQLKVGCLLFDRQRQVIISSTQGQKIISNLIVQ